ATTGAAAACCTCTAAACAAATCCATGCTTACCAAATCGTGGTACCAAGAGATTCAGTTAGATAAATACTGCAGTATTAAAATGACATTATTCTATTTCCACTGTTACAATGCATATTTGCAGTGAGAAAAATCAATGAAACGAGCTTTAAACAAGTGACCTTCATTCATAAAATTTAAGTGTGTTGggggatttttttcttcatgaTCAATAAATTATGATAATCTGAAAATCCTCCAAAAAATAACACATCCCTTCAGCACTTCCTTGTAATCCTGACTAGAGACTGCTGAGATGAAAAGTGACATTAAATCTCAGTCTGCTTAGGTTATTTTAGTCTTCCTCAGCATGATACTATGCCTTCCTCTTTGCTCAGTAAGCTGTAGCCCAAAGTGACTTTTCAGTCTAGTCAGGGGGTCTTAATGCAGAGGAGGTTAGgtaaagaggggggggggggcttgactGCAGTATTTACCCACATTTGGCTTGATGATGAATTACTCCCCATCCCTCTTCAAACCCAATCAACTAATTTATTTATACACAATTAAAAATCTCCCAACACACTACAGACAGGACAGGGTGGACACCTCCTCCAATCACAATAATATTGAGAAGGTCCACAGAATATTACACAATGTAGAGATTTTATGgctaatttttttccccacttgtaaccatatgaatattaaatatttcCAAAAAGCTCGGCTCTGGGCAATCCTCATCAACTGTGCTGGGTACATATCTTCTTTAAATGGTATCTTAACATAGTCAAAGTGGAAGTGCTGTTCATAATAAGCATGGCGAACAATACCTTTTCATCATTTTTTGTTGTAAACACCAGCACTGAATTATACCTTCGATGAGCCAAAACATAATGACCACCTCCCATGTGAAACAAATAATGCAGGCTATCTTGTTAAAACAGCAGGTGTCCAATTGTGCAATATATTAAATGGACACCTAACACCCAGAATTAAAAGGCAATGTGCTTAATGCAAAAGAAATAGGCAGGGGTAAAGACCTGAGTGACTTCGATAAGGGTCACATCATTATGGCCAGATGAccgggtcagagcatctcccaAATGCCAAGGCTTGCACCCTCTAAGAGTGGtccaaagaggaagaaaaacTACAAACTGCCAACAGGGTTTTAGGCAGCCAAGACATGAGATGTAAGACAAGATATGAGGTATGAACAAAGGCTATCCCTTCTGGTACATATcaacagaagggctactgtggcacaaatcacaaataaTCTGGCAAAAGAactcattgtttttttattgtatttttttttttctcttcccattaattttttttctcctcctccctctTAGGGGCTCCATAGAAATGTCTAAGACAAATTGCACATTTTCATGGATAAGCACAGgacaatgcattttatttttccatataGGATGGTCTGCACActgcaacagacatgcttttaaAACTAATTAATAGCTTACCCTAGTTCATCTAAAATTGTTAATGGTTATTTTTTTAGCTCAACTTTTAGCTATAGTCTGTGAAGATCACTCCCTCCCATAAATGAAAGTAGCCGGGAAGAAGGAATTTGTAGTTGGGCTATCAATGCTATCCTGATAATTTTCTTATCATGAAAGAGAACTAACAGTGGTAAGGTCGTGTCTTGGTAGATCATCCACATAAGTTGGTAAGTTCAAAATTACCACCAGGAATTTCCACTGGAACTGCTAACATTCTGGCTGCTGACTGGAAGACAGAAGTTGATGATGTGACAATGTCGAACTTCCCAACTTACAAGAATGGTGAACAAAATATTACCGCAATAGGCAAGACTTGTCAAATCGGCATTTAAAAAAACCTCATTGGAAACCTAGGCAAAAAATCTCTACCTTGCTAGGTATAGCCTAAGCCAAATTTACCAACAAAGGTGATAATTGCTGGTTAGTTAGATATTGATGCTGGGTAACTTGTTTGATATTACCGATTATGGATAATATTGTTATATTGCTCAGACCTAACACGGCCAGATTCATGCTAAGGGGTACAGTATAAAAATAGCAAAACACACAACTTTAACTGTCCTATTCACAACAAAGAAGCGGTTCAGAAATACCATCTATATAAACCTGTCCTCACGTACATGCGTTCTTTCACATTCAGAAGTAAATAAAAGGAAACTACATAATTATATGAACAATTTGTCATTGTGTTTGGAAACCTATGTCACTGTCTAGACCAGTTTGGTTATTCTCATTTACACAAGGTTTTGTATCTTACCTCTGGCCGTACAGGGTCCTCAATGCCCACCACTGCAATACAGGTCAGGTCAGACAGAATCTCATTCTCATTGTCCCAATTGGGTTCAGTATCGCCGGGAAAGTCCCGCATGGCCAAGCAGATAGTTCGCAGGCCATCACAAGCCATGGGCTCTATCACTTTTCGCACCATCTCATCACGGTCCTTTGGCTTAAACACCCTAGGCTGGCCAGAGGCATCCAAGATGCGGGAACACCTGGAAAGTGGATCCAGGGAGAGTGAAGGAAGAACACAAACAAGAGTATTGTCACAATGCTGACatgaaaacatatttatttctgtGGGGGTAGGGAAGAACTCATGGAGTTTTACACAGAGTTGGAAATCTCTGGCCACTGTTCTCATGGACAGAGACATACTTTTCTCTTAAATCAGTCCTCAGCCACTCTCCTCATGGTTTCTCTAAAAGTCAAATCACCAAGTATTTCAGACTGTTGCtgagtaaaaatacataaatacaaatcAGCTTTGCCTCTAGTGTGATAATGTGATAATCCCATAGCTGGCAGCATGATTTTATTGTTGGGtacttgaacaaggcccttaacccctattGTTCCatggactggctgaccctgatcTTCTCAGTTATGTCATTTTGGACAAAAACCAAGAACATGCAAATAAGAATAACAATaagaagaaataaaacaaaacatgatgACATGATAGAAGGAAAAAATGCGTACTTGCGAAGGATTATCTCGGAGGCACCCTTGCTATACATGCGGTAGCCTGTACCATCTGGGTTTTTCAGCACTGTGCTCATGCTCTTCCGTGAAGAGTTAAAGGTGTAAACCTTGTAGAGTTTCTCTTCTGGCACCTCATCGCGGATCGGCTGATAATCTCGCTTCAGATCAAGCACTAGACCAAGCAGTGAGCATTCAGTCTTGTTTCCCACATGGCGAGGCAGTCCCCCTTCCCTTTCTGGGGGCTAGATCAAAATTTCAGATGAAGATGATAGGAGTgttttgatgtatttgataaaTCTTAAAATTTGTATGTTTACATAAACAGGTGACATTGTGTGTAGGcatctttaaattgcccataatgaGATTATGAGTGCGAGTgggtatgtgtgcgtgtgtgtgaatgtatggATGCCCTGCAACCTTGCAatacactggcatcctgtacaaGGTGCCTTGTGTTTCTCCCACAAGCCTACAATGGATAAATGACTGAAAGGTAATATATTTCAACTGATCTGTGGTTATAAAAAGCTTTAAGAagtttttttcacttttttcttAGATAATATTTTTCACATAATGTAGAAAAACATGGTTACAGTAAATGCCAGAAAAAGTTATACTACATTATACCGAAAAGGGATAAGCATTAATAGCTGCTAAAATTAAGGAAGTAAATCAATTGTTTGACACTGTTGTGTGGTATAAATCTCTGCTAAATGGGACTAAAACATGTACTGAAATTCCAAATTGCAAATTTGTGTTACTAACCAGAGCTTGTAcatgtttatttcaatgtccatACATTCAGTGCTGACGAGTGCCCAAATTCTTTAACTCCATCAACTGATTTATATTCATACAAAGACGAATTCTACAAGTACTTTCTGTAGCGTAGGAGGTGCGTGGGATGCAACACGAAAGATCAATATGTGACCTTGCTTAAAACGAATGGTTTCCAGGGATTTTTACCCCAGCACCTTCTGGTTAGCACTCCTGAGTCGCACAGCAGCTCACCTCTATCCCACACAGATGACTCACCACTCCATTCCACCACGGATTAGTTTGTGTTAGCTCACAATATGTGGGCgcttgtttatttatatattttttatgcaaCAGCATCCTGCAAACGTCTTGCACACTGACTGCAAGGCAGTTTTATATTCTGAGAATGACCACCAGGATGTTGCTTACCAGAATCTTGGTTGTGTATGCAGAGTTGATGGAAATGCTGTTAACCATCAGCTCCAGTGTCTCTGGTCGCAGTACTTCTGGCTCGGGCACAGTGCGGTAGTGTGTGTCACCGATATAAGCCTGCACCACCGTCATGCGGTTCATGGTCAGAGTACCCGTCTTGTCAGAGCAGATGGCTGTCGCATTTCCCATGGTCTCACAGGCATCCAGATGCCGGACAAGGTTGTTGTCCTTCATCATTTTCTAAAATCACAGGCAGGGGGTGAACCACCCTAGAGAAGTTTCCAACTCAAGGACATGGTGGAATAGACGTTACCCTACACTCAAGAAATGGATCATGCACAGCTATACCACTAGTAGATATCCTGGTCCTCACCTTTACAGAGTACGCCAGGGAGATGGTGACCGCAAGAGGCAATCCCTCAGGAACAGCCACAACCAACACTGTCACGCCAATGATGAAGAACTTCACAAAGTACTGAATGTAAATGGGTGTACATTCCTTCAACCAGGGGCGTCCCTGGACGCCGAAAGTGTCGATAACAAAGTACAGGATGAGGATGATCACTGTTACAGCAGACATGATCAGACCTGAAAAAATGAGCACGGAAGAACGTATTGCTTTGCAAATGTCTCATTGAGATGTTCATGAACTAAATTTGTCACTATATAACTTTCATTCCAACTATATGCCTGTCTGCTTCAAATTCATCATATTGGACTCAGCTCTATACATTGCTTTATTTTTGtacaattatttttaacaatgtaattaaatttaaattaaatgaaattaaatttgtAATTAAACCAGTGCCATTGCTAAAATTGAAGTGCATTTCAAAACCCAGGTCAGATTCACCCACCAGCCTTGCCAATCTGCACAGCCAGCCTGGTGAGCTTGCCCTGCAGCACCGACTTCTCTTTCTTGGTCACATTGACTTTCCGGGTCTCCTTCTCTTCTTTCTCCTCCTTGTCCTCAGACTCAGCTCCCTCCTCACTCTTCAGTGGCTGGATTTCAAGGGCAATCCCATCTTGGGTCTTAGCTGTCAGTAAGGTGTTTTTAGGGGGAAGCAGGAAAGGAGGCGGCATATCAAAACAGGGATAGAGAAACAGGCAAAGGGATGTGGGGAACAAAGGGATTTGAGGGGCAAAATTCTGTGTTAAAGTGAGCAAGGACCAGACATACTGACTACAGTCGGGAGGTATGAACAGGCCCCTCGAACTGCAATTCCCCATTCACTATGCCACCGCATAACACTGTTAGGCCGAAGCAGCATGAGAAAGCACTTTCTCTAATTTACCAAATCCAAATACCACCACTTTCAGCAACCCAGTATAAAAACTAGTGTCCAAAATATTAATTTGTCCCCAGTCTCACTTAAGCAATTTAAATGCACCATTACTTTCTTACAAATCATAAAACATTTGGTTATTTAAGTTCTATTTAATCTAAAAAGAagcacaaataaaaatgttctttattttggTTTAAATGATTTATAGGTACAAATAAAATACACGTTTAGTTGAATCTGCAGGAGCGCTGAAGCTCTAGAATAGCCTAAAGAGAAAAAGCAGTAGATTTAATGcagaaattacatttttactttcAAATTACAGACAGCACTTTAATAAAGCCCATCAATGTTTTGTACAAGCATCAGAGAATAGAAATGTCACCCTTTCAAGACTTTAGTCCTGGAAAGAAACATCTTGACAATAACAAGAGTGGGTTGCCATAGCGTACCCCGGGATAAGCAGAAAGAACACCTTTTGTCTCACTGAAGAGCAGAATGTAGGTTCTTCGCTGGTTCATTTGCAAATATACAGTTAGCTTTAACTCTGTCAAAACTGTTGTGTTTAAAATCATATAATTCAATCATATCTGAATATTTTTCATCTTTATTAATCTCATTTAAGGAATAAACAAAGCCAAAGGTACTGAGCCCTGATTCTAAATAGAAAGTTGAAAATTCAGATATGGCATCCTAACAAGATacaatatttcatatttaaagtGCAGCTGTGCAActtcaatgaaaaaaaaaccctggtACAGAATAAAATCCTATAAAGCATTTTACTGCTTTTCTGCTGCTCCTGCCCTATGAACTTGACCATGGAACTGGAATATTTGGTTTCCTAAATGAAGCCTCTAAAGCACAAATTGAAGGGCAAGAGTCATCGCATCTGAGCTGACTTGGCACAACACAAAACCGACTAGACTGACCAAACAACCACACACGGGACTAACGAACTGACTGGCTGATGCCACGACAGACGCACAGGGGGCGAATGTGTCACAAAAAAAagcaagggggaaaaaaaaatcaattataaAACAACAAGAAGCTGAAAGCTCTCTAGACGATTGAGAGCAATGCAAAGAGTTAAACAGTGACGTGAGATAAAGTTACAAGACAGCATGAGGTCCTGAGCATATCCTGGAAGGAGGCGAGAACAGTGAGAAGAGCAAACCGATCCACAGCCAATCAGTAAGCAAGGGTGCAACTCTCAATCCATCCGTATCTGCCTGGCCCTTACTGGAAATTTTATTATATAGCATTTATCAGATGCAAATTGTCAACAATGGCTTTTTCCATTTTACATAGATTTGATAAAGCATTTATAGTATTACAAAAACAGGATTAGAACATCagtatgataaaaaaaaaacccttgcaAAGTAGATGGTTTCATAGCTCATGTCCCACAGTATGACAATTCCTTTTGAGAACCTGCTAAATGTTAAACATTAAAATCCATTGAAAAAATATCAATAATTTTGTAATAAACAAACCATGAGCCCTAAAACTTTACTGCTTCCATGGTAACAATTTGTCTTTTTcctcaaaagaaaaataatcatgTCATAGCAACATCAGAACATTACTGGATGAACTGAACTCATGAGCCTTCATGAAGTACAGCAATGTTTTTCTGCAGGTGAGAATTGCACCCTTTTACATATAAAGCTAGGTGAGAACCTCCTCCAGGCTTGGTGGGAGAGAAAAGCGACAGCGTAAGAGTGTGAGAGAAAGAGCCATAACAAGACTGAAATACTGAGATGGGACTCCGAGACTGCTGCTGGATGTGCAGGGGAGGGTCTGAGGGCGGGTTACCTTTGTTGCGATTTTCTGGAGCCGCTTGTTTTTTACCTGTTTAAACACAGAAAGAGGGTGGACTGCTGATCACATGggttgaaagaaaaaaaaaactgaaaataatacTGAACCAATATAATGAACCGATAAAagtcacaaataaaactgatAGGAGCTGTCCTATCAGAGAGAAATTAAGATTTCTGAAAACCTGTAAAATGGAAATAGTCGAAGATGCAGCACACTTATTACTGAAAAGCAGCTTCCTACCTTCTATTCTACtttcacaatttaaaaatatgaaaagctTCAATGAAACTGAAGTAAcctgcttttcttttttggggGAGATTACCTTGAACTATGTTGCATGCACACCCCGATAGTCTGTATTTTATTCCAGCTCAAATGCCCAAACTAAAGTTGGTTGGTATAAACTGAAATTTATCTAAATATTAGCTGCATAAATGAACTTCATGGAAACAACAAAGGTTTTGTAATGTGCCAAAATAGGTTTACTTGAGGTAAATACACATTCccactgtgtgtatataatatttGATACATTTACACATTTGTTTCAGAGGCCACATTTATCAGGATTCCCAAGTCACAGATTTAAAGGTCATTTAAAAGCGCTCTGTATTACCAATTCCCCATGATTCAAtctgattttatacattttttaccaTGCCATTTCTGatgaaaacataaaacatgaagGCTACATTGAAAAGGTTTTGAACTGCTTGATTGTAAGCTCTATCCAGGCAGTGAGCTGGGTTAAGATTCTTTGTGAACATACACAACCATGATGTGACAGAAAAAGACTGCAAGGCTATCACTTCAGACAAGCGGATGTGTCAATAAAATCATTCAAGTACTGATGGCTTACTGCTGCAGTGAAAGTAGGATTGCATTTATGATTGGGTTTCTTTAGCCTTGGTATGCATGCTTATCTTTATTAAAACAACTTTGGGTCAACTAAATAGTAATTTcctaaaaaaataatgatttgcTGATGTGGGAATAATTTGAACAGATGCAATTATCCAATACACCTGTATCATAAGGTGATCGATATGCAACTAACAATGTGCTTGTTATGCATTTGTTAAATACCATTTTGCTAATGTAACTGATGAACACCATGATTAACTGCTGAAAAGGTAAATAGCATTAAGAGTTCAAATAAAAACTGTCTCAATATGAGTTAAGGACTTCAACTTATTCAAACTGAAAAGAAGGAATAAATCAAAAGttatttacaaatgaaatataCAACAGATAATTTGAGGGGGAAAAATCTCTGAACGATTTAACTTTGTCAAACACCTGGATCTGGCCAATATAGTCAAACACACTGAAACCACCCTGCTGAAACATACATTTAGAATAGTATCAATACCACATGACTGAACCTGAATGCCAATTAGCTAAACTGGCAAACTTGCAAAACTGGTTTGGCTCTAGTACACTAAATGTTTCCCAtacaaagattttaaaaagtttccACATGTATGCTCTGTTTAATAACAATGTGAAGCTTCAATTTACATGCTTGGTTAACACCAGTTCCAACGTTTCTTACAAGTTACAGGACCCTTATATTTAATTACTGCAATTAACTGTTGAAAAGACGACAAAGAAAACATTGACAAGTGAAGGTAAAGACAAATTTGGAAAATGTCTGGTATGTACTTAGGAAAGCACCCCAATAGTCTGTAATTTATTCCAGCTCAAATGCCCAAACTAAAGTTGGTTGATAATAAAAATACTGcacacaacttttttttttttgttctattgTTTCACATAAAATAACAATTATACATTAGTACACGCATCTAAATGTCAGGAAGAGGTGGTAGTGGGGAAATGTAGATGGGGTTATGAATGACATTTGATTTAAAAGTACCCCAGAGTTAAAATGAACATATTGAAAACAGGAAGATTAGACTGAAAGAACTTTTCTCATGATAGATTTTCATACCTTTCTTCActtttttctcctcctcttcACCTCCTGCACCTAACAGTGTAAAGATGATTCCGGTCTGGGAGTTGAGGCCGACCGCACTGACCACCATCCTTCCAGATCCTTCCATTACATGAGTACCtagagaaagagaaacagaccaTCAGTCACTAAGCAATACAAATAATTAGCAAGATACCATATCTGTCAAGTCGAGACCACTGGAAAACATAAAATCATTCATCAAGTAATGCATGAAGGGAAATTCTCACCAGAAAGCAGCATGGGATCTTTCTCAAAGGACTTCTTGACCTGGTCGGACTCCCCGGTTAGTGAGCTCTCATCAATCTTAAGGTCATTCCCCTGGATCAGGATTCCATCTGCTGGCAACAGGTCACCTGAGATGACACAGATGAGGTCAGCTTAGCTTAGTCCAACAAGCCCACCTCTCACCCACTCTTGTCGTAGTGACTACATTGGATAGAGTGTTCATTATAAATCAGACACACTGTACTGTTACTACATTTTCACAAGTGCATATACAAAATTTATGCTAAGATGCAATTTATGCTGTAAAATTCAGTAACACTAAAAGCaatcatcataatgcattatagagaccttcataatgcataataacacattcataaagtattataaacacatcCATAACTATTTATACAAAGGCATAACACTTGCTTGTTGTGCATCATGAATGCccttcatctataatgcactatagaaatccttcataatgcattgtaatggtcagtataagaaattataacacattatgaaggtatttatagtgcattacacatgagagcttcataaagcattcataatgcataacaaacatagctataatgtgttatgccttttaataaatatagTCATGtgtataatactttatgaaagCCTTATAATACATTGTATaggtatttataatgcattatatatggGTGCTTTAAGTAAACTGTTACTCAAAATTGCAATGCATACAATATTTTCCTTAATGAAGTGGAAGACATCTATCTTATCTGTAATGTAACTAGCCACTTTGTGTTTTCTATAGTTCAGAAAAGGGTTCAGAAATACaaactatacgaaaatgcaaaGAAAATTGTTAAAAGAAGCcataaaagaaaatacaagTGTGTACTTCCCAGAATAATCCATCTGGTTATATATACAAATGACTTTTCTCACCGTATTTGATTTGGGCGATATCTCCCACCACTATTTCAGCAACAGGGATCTGAATGACCTGGCCCTTCCGGATAACAGTGAATTTCTGCTCCTGCTCAATGCGGCTCTGCAGCCCTCGGAACTGCTTCTCCTTGCTCCAGTCATTGAATGCCGTCACCAGCACCACAATAATGACAGAAAACAGGATAGCTGCTCCCTCAATCCAGCCAGCCTGTGCCTCGCCTTCATCCTCCACACCAGCTGCTGCCTGGCCACACACTAGAAAGGTAACATATCACCACAAGGCACAACTATCACCACCAATAATATATGTAATACCATTTAGCATAGTCGGCCTGAAATTGCAAAATTCTACTTATTAAAAATCACACAATGTTAATGCTATTCAGATAATTTTGGACTGTGCTCTAccttaaaaagagaaaaacacacagattAGAGCAATAAAGAAAGGCTTCTTTCATGCATCCAGGGAAAGCCCCACCCACCCAACAACTTACATTCGCTGTCGCCCCCTGGTGGGTGATAGAAGGAAAGTCCCAAAGATATGATGGCTGCAATCTCCAGAATAATGAGTGTGACATCCTGTAGGGCCTCCCATACAAGTTGCAGGAAGGTCTTAGGTTTCTTGGGCGGAATGAAGTTCTTCCCAAATGCGCTGTGGCGCTTCTCCAGGTCCGTAGGGTTGCCAGAAAGACCTAGGGAAAAAACAATACCggttttacaataaaaaaaaaaaaaagcaatacctTTTCCAGTTTTTATGAATGCATATAAAAGAATGTGGTAACGCTTTATTTAAACCTGTCATCTACAATTCATTATAGATACCATCATAATAgctggtataagaattaataaagcattacagcaaggtggccaatcttacccagaaagaGCTGCTGTGTATGCTGGTTTTAGCTGCAACTccataattagattactaattagatgactgattgactgaagagtcTTCACACTTGGGTTTCAACAGCTGATCTAAAGGCTATCCCAAAAATCTACATACACATTGGGCCTTTGTGGATAACAataagtctgtttctgattgtttggtcagagacattcgcaccagtggcctgctggaggtcattttgtagggttCTGGCAGtactcatcctgttcctccttgcacaaaggagcagatactggtcctgctgatagattaaggaccttctatagccctgtccagctctcctagagtaactgcctgtctcctggaatcacctccttgcccttgagactgttctgggagacacagcaaaccttctggcaattggCATGTATTgatgcgccatcctggaggagttggactgtgctgtgcaacctctgtagggtgcaggtatcacctcatgctaccagtagtgacactgactgtagccaaatgcaaaactagtgaaaaaacagtcagaaaagatgaggagggaaaaatgtcagtggcctccacctgttaaaccattcctgttttgggggtcgtctcattgttgcccctctagtgcacctgttgttaatttcattaacatcaaagcagctgaaaccgattaacaaccccctctgctacttaactgaacacgtcaatatcccagaagtttaattgacttgatgttatactctgattaaaaagtgttccattttttttgagcaatgtatttataaacgtgtttataatgctttatgaatgcattataatgtaataTGAATGTGCTCATAAATTCTTGTAAACATcacattcatagaaagtgttacaaTAAGAGCttcataatgaaaaataaacatggctataatgtgttaatTTTTATAAATACTTATTTATAAGGCTTTATGAATGAATTATAAcgtattatgaatgtgttcatagattcttatagacatgacattcatagaaagtgttaccaacaATATTAACATATCTTTCCCAGAGTCTTCTTTGGTAAAGGTATTGATGAATTAGAGCATAT
This genomic interval from Paramormyrops kingsleyae isolate MSU_618 chromosome 8, PKINGS_0.4, whole genome shotgun sequence contains the following:
- the atp2b4 gene encoding plasma membrane calcium-transporting ATPase 4 isoform X1; its protein translation is MANNTADHLPGNSVVEGNHNGEFGCTVKELRELMELRSAEAVTKIQNNHGDVQGLCHRLKTSPIEGLSGNPTDLEKRHSAFGKNFIPPKKPKTFLQLVWEALQDVTLIILEIAAIISLGLSFYHPPGGDSELCGQAAAGVEDEGEAQAGWIEGAAILFSVIIVVLVTAFNDWSKEKQFRGLQSRIEQEQKFTVIRKGQVIQIPVAEIVVGDIAQIKYGDLLPADGILIQGNDLKIDESSLTGESDQVKKSFEKDPMLLSGTHVMEGSGRMVVSAVGLNSQTGIIFTLLGAGGEEEEKKVKKGKKQAAPENRNKAKTQDGIALEIQPLKSEEGAESEDKEEKEEKETRKVNVTKKEKSVLQGKLTRLAVQIGKAGLIMSAVTVIILILYFVIDTFGVQGRPWLKECTPIYIQYFVKFFIIGVTVLVVAVPEGLPLAVTISLAYSVKKMMKDNNLVRHLDACETMGNATAICSDKTGTLTMNRMTVVQAYIGDTHYRTVPEPEVLRPETLELMVNSISINSAYTTKILPPEREGGLPRHVGNKTECSLLGLVLDLKRDYQPIRDEVPEEKLYKVYTFNSSRKSMSTVLKNPDGTGYRMYSKGASEIILRKCSRILDASGQPRVFKPKDRDEMVRKVIEPMACDGLRTICLAMRDFPGDTEPNWDNENEILSDLTCIAVVGIEDPVRPEVPEAISKCQRAGITVRMVTGDNINTARAIATKCGILQPGEDFLCLEGKEFNQQIRNDKGEVEQERLDKVWPKLRVLARSSPTDKHTLVKGIIDSTVGDTRQVVAVTGDGTNDGPALKKADVGFAMGIAGTDVAKEASDIILTDDNFTSIVKAVMWGRNVYDSISKFLQFQLTVNVVAVIVAFTGACITQDSPLKAVQMLWVNLIMDTLASLALATEPPTESLLLRKPYGRDKPLISRTMMKNILGHAVYQLTIIFTLLFAGEKLFDIDSGRNSPLHAPPSEHYTIVFNVFVMMQLFNEINARKIHGERNVFEGVYRNPIFCSVVLGTFFLQIIIVQFGGKPFSCTALKIDQWLWCIFIGVGELLWGQFISAIPTHRLKFLKEAGHGIPKEEIPEEELTEGVDEIDHAEMELRRGQILWFRGLNRIQTQIKVVNAFRSSLYEGLKKPESKSSIHNFMSHPEFVPISEEAVTVPVVEESTAEAEIETLPSFSKERQNFL
- the atp2b4 gene encoding plasma membrane calcium-transporting ATPase 4 isoform X3; this translates as MPRNQSSCSGHIGQFVFLPFTGLSGNPTDLEKRHSAFGKNFIPPKKPKTFLQLVWEALQDVTLIILEIAAIISLGLSFYHPPGGDSELCGQAAAGVEDEGEAQAGWIEGAAILFSVIIVVLVTAFNDWSKEKQFRGLQSRIEQEQKFTVIRKGQVIQIPVAEIVVGDIAQIKYGDLLPADGILIQGNDLKIDESSLTGESDQVKKSFEKDPMLLSGTHVMEGSGRMVVSAVGLNSQTGIIFTLLGAGGEEEEKKVKKGKKQAAPENRNKAKTQDGIALEIQPLKSEEGAESEDKEEKEEKETRKVNVTKKEKSVLQGKLTRLAVQIGKAGLIMSAVTVIILILYFVIDTFGVQGRPWLKECTPIYIQYFVKFFIIGVTVLVVAVPEGLPLAVTISLAYSVKKMMKDNNLVRHLDACETMGNATAICSDKTGTLTMNRMTVVQAYIGDTHYRTVPEPEVLRPETLELMVNSISINSAYTTKILPPEREGGLPRHVGNKTECSLLGLVLDLKRDYQPIRDEVPEEKLYKVYTFNSSRKSMSTVLKNPDGTGYRMYSKGASEIILRKCSRILDASGQPRVFKPKDRDEMVRKVIEPMACDGLRTICLAMRDFPGDTEPNWDNENEILSDLTCIAVVGIEDPVRPEVPEAISKCQRAGITVRMVTGDNINTARAIATKCGILQPGEDFLCLEGKEFNQQIRNDKGEVEQERLDKVWPKLRVLARSSPTDKHTLVKGIIDSTVGDTRQVVAVTGDGTNDGPALKKADVGFAMGIAGTDVAKEASDIILTDDNFTSIVKAVMWGRNVYDSISKFLQFQLTVNVVAVIVAFTGACITQDSPLKAVQMLWVNLIMDTLASLALATEPPTESLLLRKPYGRDKPLISRTMMKNILGHAVYQLTIIFTLLFAGEKLFDIDSGRNSPLHAPPSEHYTIVFNVFVMMQLFNEINARKIHGERNVFEGVYRNPIFCSVVLGTFFLQIIIVQFGGKPFSCTALKIDQWLWCIFIGVGELLWGQFISAIPTHRLKFLKEAGHGIPKEEIPEEELTEGVDEIDHAEMELRRGQILWFRGLNRIQTQIKVVNAFRSSLYEGLKKPESKSSIHNFMSHPEFVPISEEAVTVPVVEESTAEAEIETLPSFSKERQNFL